The window ATCTCAGAGTACTGGTACTCGGCCCAGTGCTGCCAGTACGACTACTGCAACTCCTGGTACAGTCCCCAGCTCCAGAGTGCCTCGCCTGAGCCCCTTGACAGGTCCCTGGCTCTGCCCCTGTCTCAGTCCCAGATCCTGTGGTTCTACCAAACCCTGAACCTGTCACTGTCCCTGCCCAGCTTCCCTGCTGGGAGGGAGCCTTCTGAAGGCCTGGACCCCCTGGCTGGCCCACCCGTGAATCTGAGTTTGTCCATTGCTGACCTGCGCAGCATATACTTGTTTCTCAACAGTTCTGGGCTTTTGACTCTTCCCTGGGCTGGTCCCTGACATCTTTCCCTTCGCAGATAGATTTCTCTCTGATCTAGCATCTCACTCCTGACACCCCAGCATCATGCATTGTCTTCTCAGAACACTCACACTCTGGGGTCTGTAAGTTCTCAGTCttcctttcctttgcctttcctttGTCCTTCCAGTGTCTATATGGTTTTGGTCTAGTCTCCTCCCCCAAAAAAGCAGTTGGCACTGTACCCAGAGCCCGTCGACCAcctagaaaataatttcaaatgcgGATTCTGCCTAGGCTGACCTGGGAAAGGCACAGTGGTTTTCTCAACACTGTCTTGTTAACTGAGTGTCCcatcacccccaccctgccccccatcTTCCTGATCTCTCTCAATCTGGCTGTTTCCACTCTCTGATACCTAGCTCTGAAAGCTTGTGCCAGACTGAACTTGCATCAGAACGGGTGAGAGCTGGACTTCGTGCAGGTTTCCTGGCTGAGCACTGTGGCGCCCCTCCTTCACTGTCTACCACTCGTGCTCCTGCCTGGTCTGCTGCCTGCTCTCATCTCTTTTCCCAGTCTCTGGCTTCCTCAGCTCCACTTCACATCCCTGAGCCATGACACCCGCTTGCACAGATTCCCAGGGAGAGGAGGGGGTCTGTCCTTTGTTCTGCACTCCCCAGCCCTCCTCCACAATAAACAAACTGGCCAGAGTCTGTGTCACATTTTTGATGGGGGCAGGGTCAGGTGTGGGCAGGTGTAGAGAAGTTAAAGGTAACTGGGCATGGGGTTCAAACAGCGTTGCAGAGCCCTGCCCACTTCACTTGGCCTTGTGGCTTCCTCAATGGCCTGCCTCAAACAGcccacatcatcccaccctctgctcGGCTGGAGATCAAAGTATGAGGATTATGAATCTTGCCAGCCTTAAAACATACCCTCCAAAATCTAGGAAGTTCATAGATGATGTGGGGTTTTTCcacaagaggaaggaaaaaaccaTGAAAACACCAGAGCAAACACAACAGGTCTGTGTCTCAGAGTCACCTGGAGCGGAGGCGCCTGCGCTCTTTCCAGGGTCCTGGCAGCCAGGGCCGGCTGTGTAGGAAGTCTAGGTGAAGGGGGTGGGAGAGTACAGAGTACACAGGTAGGGCTGCAGAGGCAGGCCCTTTGATTGTAATTTGAAGAATGGCAAGCATGCAGAAAGCAGTAATGAGTTTTCATAACTCAAACCTTCCCCATGCATTCAGTACACACTGGACACACCGCTCTGAGCCAGGCCTATTATTAAGAAGCACCAGGACAAGCAGATGAGTGCAGCCAGGTATCCACCCCTCTGAATCTGGTGACCCAGTACCAGGATTATGAAACTCTTCTGAAAAGTAGTGCACCTCTGTGGCTAGGAGGCCCAACCCCAGCTCCTCTGTCACTTGGGTAAGTTGGTCTCGGCCTCACTGTGGTCACCTCTCAAGTAGAGATAGTGTCTCAGGATTGAGAGAATGTGTATCTGTGTGCACACAAATAGAAGTTATGGGCTCGAAAACAGATATGCCTTAGACAAAGCACACTGGTTTTGCCCTATTTAGTTTTAAATGATTTTGGCCATAGAGACGTTTGCACACTTTTAGATGGGTTTTTGTAAACTTACCCACCTGTGTTATACCCCTCGCCAAGTTAGCATAAAGGCCTTTATCAGCACCTAAAGCTGCCTTCGGGCCCCCTCTTGGACCCTCCCCCGTCCCTGTCAGGAGTAGCCATTGTCCTGAATTTCATTGTGTTCTTGGTAAAAGTGACATCACACAGGATATACTCTTACCTATACAACATTTTGCACTTGGATTTCTGTGGCCTGTGTGCTGGTGGGAGAAACCAATACTTGTTTCTAGATCAGGAAGCAGTTGGAGGTAAAGAGGTACAAGCCACTATGTTCCTCTTTTGCCTGCATGTTATCCCCCATGATCTGTGACTTCAGTATAAGTCAAAGGCCCAGGTCTGTACAGCTCTAACAAGTCAAACTGGAAGGCAGCCTTAGAAGCTGAGAAGCCCAAGACCTGAAATTGAGGTGAGTTACCATGATCCTTGAAAAAGGAAATTAGCCTGGGATTAGAGAGGACACTAGGCCTTGCATCTCTCCACAGAACTCCTTCCCTACCCTCTCCTCCCTGGGACTGGTTCTTCATAGCTGCACTCCCACCAGCATACCCCCAGGGACCTCCTTGGCCAGTCTTCACCCAGCTCTGGGTCTGACAGCATTTCTGAGGACATCCACTACCCTTCTGGTTTTAGCCACAGAAGGGCTTCCAGTTCCTCTTGACCTGAGAGCTAAGTCAGACACAGCAGGGCAAAGCAGGAGCCGAGCTCCGCATGTTGGGGAGCCCATTACCTGCCCCCATGATGGAATAGTCTGGTAGTACCACATCCCTCAACCTCCATATCCACCAGAAGAGAGAGGCAAACCAAACAGTTTGTGCATCTATTTATTTTGGAGGAACAGCTGGGGACTTGGGGTGAGAGGACtgttggaaaagaaatgaagcagggcaaaggggtATCCTTGAGGTGGGAGCAGACAGGAGGAACAATGTCAGACTGAGGACTTGAAGGAAAACTGCAGAGAATTCTGCAGAGGGAGAGTGGGAAAGGGCAGAGTGGAAATTGAGGGGTGTTGAGGGGCATTAATCAAGAGGCAGATAGGGCTGGGGTCTAGTAACTGCTGCTGAGGGTGGCAGGGAGGGCTGCTCTGGAGAGGCCGGACAGTGTCCCGACTGTCCCCAGGTGGAAATCAGGAGGGCGGCTGGAAATTGGCAGGATTGTACTCCTGAAGTCTCTACAGAAGTTCTAAGGAACATATAAGCTTCTCTTCTGAGGGTTATTGCAGAAATTCTGGAAGCAGCATCGAGAGAATATCCAGAAGCCAAACACTGGAGAGGCGCGGGTGTATGAGCAGTCACTCATCTGTTCCTTGCTGCGGCAGTCACTCACCATGGTCTCAAAACCACTGTCTGGGGACGGACAGCAGCAATCAGTGACGTGGAGGTCCCAGGCAAAGCCCCGAGCCCTCCCATCCCCTCATGCCACAGAGACTGACCATCTCTGACCCCCTACCCCTTCCTGGACCCCAGAAAGGCAGATCCTTGAAACGACAGGGTCAGGGAATGCCAGGGAGTCACCAGCCATGAACTCTGTGGAAGTTTCCCATGGAAGGTTGGTGGGAAAGAGCCATTCAAAACACagtgacagggacttccctggtggtccagtggccaagatcCTAATGGCCAAGTCCAGTGGCTGAGATCCTAATGCAGGGgccccagctttgatccctggtcagggaactagatcccgcatgctacaACCGAAAGATCCCACTaagcaactaagatcccatgaagcaactaagacctggtgcatcttaaataaataaatgttttttaaaaaaattcctctgGGAGAGTAAAGAGGAAGACAGCAAAAGACCAAACTCTGGTGAACATGAACTGTTAAGGCTCCAGAAGAAAAAGGCAAGACTCAGTGAAGGAGGCTGAGAAGAAGCAGTGGAAGATGTAGCAGAAGAACGGTGCTGGCAGGAACTACTGCTGACAGATGGGGAGAAGGCAGCCCGAGGAAAGGCCAGCGGATCTGGGAACTCCAGGCCTGTGAGGCTGGGTGTTATAAGGAGGGTGAGCCAAGAAGGCAAGAGGAATGGAAGTAGCGATGTGGAGTAGCtctaaaggaaaggagagagagagggagtgatAGAACAGTATCTTAGAGCTGTGGGAACCAGTTGGGGTGCAGCTTAGAAGGCTGGTAGAGACTCAGTTCAGGAATGGACTGGACCCAAGATGAAAGGAAGAGGCAGCTTACTGTTCTTTATGAGCAGAGTCATGCAGCTGCTGCCCTTTGGGACAAGGCAGGTGTCAGATCCCAGAAGGCATCCCAACTCCTTGGTCTCAAAGAGGCATCGATAGCAGCTTAGGTATTCGTTGAAATATTTCTGTCTAATGGGTTCTTGATCATATATCTCAGACTGACCTGGAACACAGAGAAGCACTGACCCCAAACCCACTTAATTCCCAGACTGATCAACCCCACTGTTCCCTCCTACCTCCCTACTCAGAAAACCATAAAATCACCAATTCCTGAAAAATATCAGGCTTAATCT of the Bubalus kerabau isolate K-KA32 ecotype Philippines breed swamp buffalo chromosome 3, PCC_UOA_SB_1v2, whole genome shotgun sequence genome contains:
- the LY6G5C gene encoding lymphocyte antigen 6 complex locus protein G5c, whose translation is MYVMEGHAGNQNQTLYIVLLIVLVTMSLVFGQSEIYDQEPIRQKYFNEYLSCYRCLFETKELGCLLGSDTCLVPKGSSCMTLLIKNNSGFETMVSDCRSKEQMSDCSYTRASPVFGFWIFSRCCFQNFCNNPQKRSLYVP
- the LY6G5B gene encoding lymphocyte antigen 6 complex locus protein G5b, which produces MSSASPAPVSEVRTCHLCLLENPAVGCISGSEKCTISSSSPCMVISINHENKARFLIRGCGQHNSYRCQEKLPTYISEYWYSAQCCQYDYCNSWYSPQLQSASPEPLDRSLALPLSQSQILWFYQTLNLSLSLPSFPAGREPSEGLDPLAGPPVNLSLSIADLRSIYLFLNSSGLLTLPWAGP